The proteins below are encoded in one region of Serratia symbiotica:
- a CDS encoding DUF4761 family protein, which translates to MKFAYSILVNDLLQQYRFKSENMRAVTAVAEEVRQFSQNDYAFRLSVGLEGLLSTAQAAGDAESATTLDELVIAQNMQQLADEHNGVLNKMKKRYSKHGSHAGSIPGLVQVGKNVYVYTAEFTIRRSPRNFIKRDSYLINKWADKGGVDNYYGRDFTLAEAMRTIERLKGGKSYEN; encoded by the coding sequence ATGAAATTTGCCTACAGCATCCTTGTTAACGATCTGTTGCAGCAGTACCGCTTTAAAAGCGAGAACATGCGCGCCGTTACCGCAGTTGCTGAAGAAGTGCGCCAATTCTCTCAGAACGACTATGCCTTTCGGTTGAGCGTTGGCCTTGAGGGATTGCTGAGCACCGCGCAGGCGGCGGGTGACGCTGAATCGGCTACAACCCTGGATGAGCTTGTCATAGCGCAGAACATGCAGCAATTAGCCGATGAGCATAATGGAGTATTAAATAAAATGAAAAAGCGCTATTCAAAGCACGGATCACATGCAGGTAGCATTCCTGGGCTGGTTCAGGTCGGCAAAAACGTTTATGTGTATACGGCTGAATTCACTATCCGTAGGTCGCCAAGAAATTTTATTAAGAGAGATAGTTATTTAATTAACAAATGGGCCGATAAAGGCGGTGTCGATAATTATTATGGCCGTGACTTTACCTTAGCTGAAGCAATGCGAACAATTGAAAGGCTGAAGGGTGGAAAAAGTTATGAAAATTGA
- a CDS encoding phage filamentation protein Fil family protein, producing MKSNDPSLASLLKQGCQVTHYRNTRGWIECPDGRFFKPEPNKVRFIKGMSKFVYTKKINKGLFNDLAGFFRKLL from the coding sequence ATGAAAAGTAACGATCCATCACTTGCCAGCCTGCTTAAACAAGGCTGTCAGGTTACGCACTACCGCAATACTCGCGGCTGGATAGAATGCCCTGATGGGCGTTTCTTTAAGCCAGAGCCAAATAAGGTACGGTTCATTAAAGGTATGAGTAAGTTTGTTTATACGAAGAAGATAAACAAAGGTTTATTTAATGACTTGGCAGGGTTTTTTAGAAAACTGCTGTAG
- a CDS encoding 3'-5' exonuclease — MNHLMIDLETLGTDSTAPIASIGAVFFEPSTGCTGGRFYVRVDFASDMALGAKPDGYAMKWWLKQSSEARAELVNDEALPVGRALSQLCQFIKDNQQPAGKKHLRVWGNGASFDCVILRAAYARVGITPPWDWWRDLDVRTVVEMGRGLGYDQKYNLIFKGVQHTALDDALHQVAYVSEIWQRLTADKEPIL, encoded by the coding sequence ATGAATCACTTAATGATCGATCTCGAAACGCTCGGAACGGATTCAACCGCGCCAATAGCTTCTATAGGTGCTGTTTTTTTTGAGCCTTCAACGGGCTGCACCGGGGGCCGTTTTTATGTTCGCGTGGATTTTGCCAGCGATATGGCGTTAGGGGCTAAACCTGACGGGTACGCCATGAAATGGTGGCTGAAGCAAAGCAGTGAAGCGCGTGCAGAACTGGTTAACGATGAAGCGTTGCCTGTTGGCCGGGCGCTATCGCAGTTATGCCAGTTTATCAAGGATAATCAGCAGCCTGCTGGGAAGAAGCATTTACGTGTTTGGGGTAATGGTGCGTCATTCGATTGCGTGATTTTACGCGCCGCCTATGCGCGCGTCGGCATTACGCCACCGTGGGATTGGTGGAGGGATCTTGATGTTCGTACCGTAGTAGAAATGGGGCGCGGGTTGGGTTATGACCAAAAGTATAATCTTATTTTCAAAGGCGTTCAGCATACTGCGCTTGATGATGCGTTACACCAAGTGGCTTACGTTTCGGAGATTTGGCAACGCCTGACAGCCGATAAGGAGCCAATATTATGA
- a CDS encoding DNA adenine methylase, whose product MIRPFIKWAGGKSRVLPDLLPHLPKADCLIEPFVGGASVFLATEYRRYVLADINPDLINLYRCVTSYMDLVIETAQEIFEKFNDAEGYGKIRTAFNTQRRSTRKCAHTLENIGRAAQFLYLNRHCYNGVCRYSKKTGFNVPFGKYKSVYFPDNEIRLFAEKANDTKAIFLCVPFERSLQVVTGGDVLVYCDPPYLPASDTANFTQYHTEPFTESHHRQLAADLLEVNRKYGVPVVISNSDTETTREIYHRFRLHEINVQRSVSTDTSNRQRAKEVIGTLGLSILDEYQADCGICESCGQCAEGA is encoded by the coding sequence ATGATCCGCCCGTTCATCAAATGGGCGGGTGGTAAATCACGCGTCCTTCCTGATCTGCTGCCACACCTTCCTAAAGCTGACTGCCTGATCGAACCGTTCGTAGGCGGCGCTTCGGTATTTCTTGCGACTGAATACCGCCGCTATGTGCTGGCCGATATCAACCCGGATCTGATTAACCTGTATCGCTGCGTAACAAGTTACATGGATTTGGTTATCGAAACCGCGCAGGAAATATTTGAAAAGTTCAACGATGCCGAGGGCTACGGCAAAATTCGCACTGCTTTCAACACTCAAAGGCGATCCACACGTAAGTGTGCGCACACGCTGGAGAATATTGGACGCGCTGCGCAATTCCTCTATCTGAACCGCCATTGTTATAACGGCGTTTGCCGTTACAGCAAGAAGACCGGATTTAACGTGCCGTTTGGCAAGTATAAAAGCGTCTACTTTCCTGATAATGAAATCCGCCTGTTTGCCGAAAAGGCCAATGACACTAAGGCAATATTTCTTTGCGTACCGTTTGAACGTTCCCTACAGGTCGTCACTGGTGGCGACGTTCTCGTTTACTGTGATCCGCCGTACCTGCCTGCCAGCGATACCGCCAATTTTACCCAATACCACACCGAGCCATTCACAGAGAGCCATCACCGCCAGTTAGCGGCGGATCTGCTGGAAGTGAATCGCAAATATGGCGTGCCGGTTGTCATTTCCAACAGCGACACCGAAACCACCCGCGAGATTTACCACCGCTTCCGCCTGCATGAAATTAACGTGCAGCGCTCTGTAAGCACTGACACCAGCAACCGCCAGAGGGCCAAAGAAGTGATCGGCACTTTGGGACTCAGCATTCTTGACGAGTATCAGGCCGATTGCGGGATCTGTGAAAGCTGCGGGCAGTGTGCAGAGGGGGCATGA
- a CDS encoding DNA cytosine methyltransferase — MTVTAYYNEIDPFAAQWLRNLIDAKHIAPGVVDTRSIEDVTANDLKGFTQCHFFAGIGVWSYALRNAGWPDEKPVWTGSCPCQPFSAAGKGHGFDDERHLWPAFHWLISECRPQCIFGEQVASGNANAWFDLVQADLEAMDYAFGLVPFPAAGVGAPHIRDRAYWVAHTHNTGRWEGMPKCAAERVAGASGVADRLANTDMQYESTTGDAKGASKSGGRGKVSGLGNTQHNGYLTDEMSESISESEEERRLLESQRPDTRDSVLQTSLPTNSFWRNADWLFCRDEKWRPVEPGTFPLADGASARVGRLRAYGNAIVAPVAEAFIASYLDSVQ, encoded by the coding sequence ATGACTGTGACGGCCTATTACAACGAGATCGATCCCTTTGCGGCCCAATGGCTGCGCAATCTGATTGACGCCAAGCATATTGCCCCCGGTGTCGTTGACACTCGCTCAATTGAGGACGTTACTGCAAATGACCTTAAAGGATTCACGCAATGCCATTTTTTTGCCGGGATCGGCGTCTGGTCATATGCCCTGCGCAACGCCGGATGGCCAGATGAAAAGCCGGTCTGGACAGGCTCTTGTCCGTGCCAGCCTTTCAGCGCGGCAGGCAAAGGCCATGGGTTTGATGACGAGCGGCACCTCTGGCCTGCGTTTCACTGGCTCATCAGCGAGTGCCGCCCTCAGTGCATCTTTGGCGAGCAGGTTGCAAGCGGTAACGCGAACGCTTGGTTCGACCTTGTACAAGCTGACCTGGAAGCCATGGACTACGCCTTCGGGCTTGTCCCGTTCCCGGCTGCGGGCGTCGGTGCGCCGCATATCCGAGACCGTGCCTACTGGGTGGCCCACACCCACAACACGGGAAGATGGGAAGGAATGCCAAAATGTGCCGCTGAACGCGTTGCTGGGGCGAGTGGTGTGGCTGACCGGCTGGCCAACACCGACATGCAATACGAATCCACAACCGGAGACGCCAAGGGGGCTTCAAAATCTGGCGGGCGCGGCAAGGTTAGCGGGCTGGGCAACACCCAACACAATGGATATCTTACCGATGAGATGTCGGAAAGCATTAGCGAAAGCGAGGAAGAAAGGCGGTTGCTCGAATCTCAAAGACCAGATACACGAGATAGTGTACTGCAAACATCCCTGCCGACTAACAGCTTCTGGCGAAATGCTGACTGGCTCTTCTGCCGGGATGAAAAGTGGCGGCCAGTTGAACCCGGCACATTCCCGCTGGCTGATGGGGCTTCCGCAAGAGTGGGACGACTACGCGCCTACGGTAATGCCATCGTTGCGCCGGTCGCCGAAGCGTTCATAGCCTCATATCTGGACAGTGTGCAATGA
- a CDS encoding replication endonuclease, with amino-acid sequence MTTVTRGRCAPSSPPPFPGSPVDTTRYAYAWNKPGQAIGHDLSPSCRGFDYLTPDGTRKHIDIANLYEENEKPERSKLLRRRLASLPQYIRRHFAAKLDALDAKDRKAADHWLINTFERHVLTRIDSVNSVYQPDSVMPGILLTIRDQLFRMLWAGKKELKRLAYTLSDIFTSEFIRESDHQLARTGDPEFAALSGYGRIASLAVHLKTPIPSWTAYCNEELEAEDALRAVLRLESPQWWLNRLRRIHARWREHLMIAAGYVQKKSSPYSSTPCLTEWLAQKKANREYLKAMELEDQDTGERISLIDKVAGSVANPANRRRELMTRMRGFEDLAKLEGLAGDFYTLTAPSHYHSMQHNGCRNNKYCGASPRETQQYLCKVWARTRAAWKRKGIRVFGFRVVEPHHDATPHWHLLLFMRPECVEQAREIFRTYALKEDGHEPGAQENRFQVVPIDEAHGSATGYIAKYISKNIDGFALDGEKDDETGEDLKEMSLRVSAWASRWSIRQFQQIGGAPVTVYRELRRLGDRELVLHPELETARQAADAGEWDNYVLAQGGPLVERDNVRIRLNYETTENGNAYGDDVQRITGIYCPMTGSESLIFTRTTQYIIVPKHQSVDGVVVDVGFSGGSAAPWSSVNNCTEHEKHTDPGGEHPPDNQPEQLAFGQLTRAQRKQLQASLHSDQPRRQKSSADEFEALARAIVSGECSDYDRSRADSYLRAAHTIRQAEQPVTAGIAVLAKQVQRWAEIKRVPVSKPQAVQLAQGNEVTVLDSVYRANLNTGEIIRCGTFEPWRKAISRRETSSLIERWKDAAQRKADSH; translated from the coding sequence ATGACCACGGTAACCCGTGGCCGTTGCGCTCCTTCTTCGCCCCCACCTTTTCCGGGTAGCCCTGTTGATACTACCCGGTATGCTTACGCATGGAATAAGCCAGGCCAGGCAATTGGCCATGATCTGTCTCCTTCTTGCCGTGGTTTCGATTACCTGACGCCGGACGGCACCCGCAAGCATATTGATATCGCCAATCTGTACGAAGAGAACGAAAAGCCGGAGCGAAGCAAGCTGTTGCGCCGCCGCCTCGCTTCTCTTCCGCAGTATATCCGCCGCCACTTTGCCGCGAAGCTGGACGCGCTGGACGCGAAAGACCGCAAAGCGGCAGATCACTGGCTGATTAACACCTTTGAGCGCCATGTATTAACGCGTATTGATAGCGTGAATAGCGTTTACCAGCCTGATAGCGTGATGCCTGGCATCCTTCTGACAATCCGCGATCAGCTTTTCCGTATGCTCTGGGCAGGGAAGAAAGAGTTAAAAAGACTGGCTTATACGCTTTCCGATATCTTTACGAGCGAGTTTATACGCGAGTCCGATCACCAGCTTGCGCGCACTGGCGATCCTGAGTTCGCGGCGCTTTCTGGCTATGGCCGTATTGCGTCGCTGGCGGTGCATTTGAAAACGCCGATCCCCAGTTGGACAGCGTATTGCAATGAAGAACTGGAAGCGGAGGACGCGTTACGCGCGGTTCTTCGTCTTGAGTCACCACAGTGGTGGTTAAACCGCCTGCGCCGTATCCATGCCCGTTGGCGTGAGCATTTGATGATTGCAGCGGGATACGTCCAGAAAAAATCCTCCCCATACAGTAGCACCCCGTGCCTTACGGAATGGTTGGCCCAGAAAAAGGCTAACCGTGAATACCTTAAGGCTATGGAGCTGGAAGACCAGGACACGGGCGAGCGCATTTCACTTATCGATAAAGTCGCCGGTAGTGTCGCCAATCCGGCCAACCGTCGCCGCGAACTCATGACGAGAATGCGCGGATTTGAGGATCTGGCGAAGTTGGAAGGGCTGGCCGGTGACTTTTACACACTGACAGCGCCTTCCCATTACCACTCCATGCAGCATAACGGGTGCCGCAATAATAAATACTGTGGCGCGTCGCCGCGCGAAACGCAGCAATATCTTTGCAAGGTCTGGGCGAGAACCCGTGCAGCGTGGAAGAGAAAAGGGATCCGCGTCTTTGGTTTCCGCGTGGTCGAACCGCACCACGATGCAACGCCACACTGGCATTTACTTCTTTTTATGCGCCCGGAATGCGTCGAGCAGGCGCGCGAAATCTTCCGTACCTATGCCCTGAAAGAAGACGGCCACGAACCGGGAGCGCAGGAAAATCGCTTTCAGGTTGTGCCAATCGATGAAGCCCACGGCAGCGCTACCGGATATATAGCGAAATACATTTCCAAGAATATCGACGGCTTCGCGCTGGATGGCGAGAAGGACGACGAAACCGGGGAAGACCTGAAAGAAATGTCACTCCGTGTTAGCGCGTGGGCGTCGCGCTGGTCTATTCGTCAGTTTCAGCAGATCGGCGGTGCGCCGGTCACGGTATACCGCGAACTTCGCCGCCTGGGCGATCGTGAACTGGTGTTACACCCTGAACTGGAAACCGCACGGCAGGCTGCTGATGCAGGAGAATGGGATAACTACGTGTTAGCCCAGGGAGGCCCGTTGGTTGAGCGCGATAATGTGCGTATCCGTCTGAACTATGAAACCACCGAAAACGGCAATGCCTACGGCGATGACGTCCAGAGAATTACCGGTATTTACTGCCCGATGACGGGCAGCGAATCGTTGATATTCACCCGCACCACTCAATACATAATTGTGCCAAAGCACCAGAGCGTTGACGGCGTGGTCGTTGACGTTGGTTTTTCAGGCGGCAGCGCCGCCCCTTGGAGTTCTGTCAATAACTGTACTGAGCACGAAAAACATACAGATCCGGGTGGTGAGCATCCGCCAGATAATCAGCCCGAACAGTTGGCCTTTGGTCAATTGACCAGGGCGCAGCGAAAACAGCTACAAGCCAGCTTGCACAGTGACCAGCCTCGGCGACAAAAATCTTCTGCTGATGAGTTTGAAGCATTGGCGCGAGCCATTGTTAGTGGTGAGTGTTCAGATTATGACCGCAGCAGGGCTGACAGCTATCTACGTGCGGCGCACACAATCCGGCAGGCAGAACAACCGGTTACAGCCGGGATCGCCGTATTGGCTAAACAGGTGCAACGTTGGGCAGAGATCAAGCGGGTACCAGTGAGCAAGCCGCAGGCTGTGCAGCTTGCCCAAGGTAATGAAGTGACCGTACTCGACAGTGTCTACCGCGCCAACCTCAACACCGGGGAGATCATCCGGTGCGGAACATTCGAACCATGGCGCAAGGCAATATCACGCAGGGAAACCAGCAGCCTGATCGAAAGGTGGAAAGATGCAGCACAGCGGAAGGCTGATAGTCATTAA